One region of Corvus moneduloides isolate bCorMon1 chromosome 15, bCorMon1.pri, whole genome shotgun sequence genomic DNA includes:
- the IL9 gene encoding interleukin-9 produces MNASMLSYILLSCLLLSVQAEYCGVREIIRYTEHLLGKSPVSCPCRQAAVSSCSCLPIPESGHELACFVNGTKHLLENNESSNSVITRLYRTFQALLDRKLCKRMAHDDQCQYKTKGNVTEFLETILKTYQKINKSDA; encoded by the exons ATGAATGCCAGCATGCTGTCATACATACTCCTCTCttgcctgctgctctctgtgcaaGCAGAGTATTGCGGTGTCCGGGAAATTATCCGCTACACAGAGCACCTGCTT GGCAAAAGTCCTGTGAGTTGCCCATGTAGGCAGGCTGCTGTCAGT tcatGTTCATgtctccccatccctgaa AGTGGCCATGAACTGGCATGCTTTGTGAATGGAACCAAGCACCTGCTGGAAAACAATGAATCTTCCAATTCAGTAATTACAAGGCTTTACCGGACCTTCCAGGCTCTACTGGATAGAAAACTCTGTAAA AGAATGGCACATGACGATCAATGCCAGTACAAGACTAAGGGAAATGTGACAGAATTTCTGGAAACAATCCTGAAAACCTatcaaaaaattaataaatccGATGCttaa